A portion of the Osmia lignaria lignaria isolate PbOS001 chromosome 15, iyOsmLign1, whole genome shotgun sequence genome contains these proteins:
- the Pcf11 gene encoding pcf11 cleavage and polyadenylation factor subunit isoform X2: protein MMSTKSKEIADEYISSLSDLTINSKPLINMLTMLAEDNIEHAPAIVQAVENHLQKVRSDIKLPVLYLIDSIVKNVNGAYLNLFTQNIVNTFCGVFEKVDENTRASMWKLRQTWNDVFPAKKLFSLDVRVQSIDPAWPITASPTSVSSGSIHVNPRFFSMPQQSTPAIVPPPIVAPVKLPPGDPVTPTEAAMREQLLKKQRELIELQKKKIELELLQAKANLEQQQRQLDKQAGNLKAELATATTHVTPTTETITQGKPVASTTPTPAPKQVAKQFPAATASLLKNAGTNNGPRIAPASSIAVASAKPVSRDPRLKTTTTSAQDVPVTCVDPRQRISTPTQKDSRGEGHTQLAANTNTVLSDQLKQQLLSKQAVTSTINKSPTNLAGSDTATINASNNNNANTNLNINNNNKNFSGNANKDAVSHRTSQKKDPRLSSNSSGNLNSNSSKGSQNLSVGSNSSLSASNRGGGSNDSKSKDSKSTNSRSTSSSSIDKSSTSSKSSHRKPGNKSRSKQPQTSPNKIPKIDRDASPVRSKSREKDSGDSSPSLRTSPQSFQTSKNRKKNTKSRKRSPSPPYRIPRRNDSKSNSSLSSSGGVTEEEQSGSLIVSPPHPPTFKEIRPNARQRNYVRRNKDGSLSPVRSPANAGNVQTSAEPTLESSSKDEDLRATLPIPTATASATEKKDLDLRVLPPPVNTNKRQSSEHMESTSAKKTKAEKFDALFGNEDVDLRTLTHPKAGRPPTPPPPVISGEDGKDGWAKLKTPSKNDREKQANNADDKRDSRDRNRDRLGRLRLYNKLPDDPKERRRTLSNEDQDGRSGRRGRENDKPEKNEDRNIEIIMKQAAEQLNQGSITKTQYNTLIQEVLHMSEDRKLRAAQRKEKEVGSIVWEKGVNLDIAGQPDRTTTFSPSNDKEILRNKDHPIPRNLNSPRWQNQPWQQPGPWAHPPGPPYGGGPQGHFNSDFRPVGPWQNPRHFGPMRPDYQYHGGFNTIGPNPRLGPGMMGPIGPNGPLMSNILSNGPIASMSMPNPISLSGMNGPGMLMNNGPISNLISNTSISSLNASRNASPNSSSKYDLEDNDQNYTTTMMKNQNPHSRELPPPDTKLLDEIARDTMKSINIDSIPREIRYYGQTGVVFMNWDDPREIGFQDGIRRILIDDKDTITCAFNDQYKEFMYEGEVHRIKLGAPTRELYVDDRWYECYFGGMPVTVDLGGKKVSVKLEGPPPHVKIGTVKRTDLVVAKINLIINARNMVPVFLDSKPQIFEIEGKPHTLEFIDSLQTVLLNGRPFKVEFGGLPKPIIVRDKKHFIRFSVLPRGVRPGYVKIAGMKGEEPIESPPTPPLMAQKPKVDSTSAPAQFSSIEPESTSQDGSDLRSTPKPDLQLDMLSSVLPSAMAPASGLSYQAEPVENPPTTTPALSIPLNMNELFQRLVETGIVPNLSEPKKQEEEEKKEPEIIPVSFDKPETLKVKQPAIAAALYSGMQCSSCGARFAPELATRYSHHLDWHFRQNRRERDSARKAHSRPWYYDVSDWIQFEEIEDLEDRAQSWFETEKQTADTEGIAAEDSPQEALQPSVPTGSDEDSRCQVCHDAFEQFYNEEKEEWHLRPAINFEGKNYHPLCLDDYKRALEKSALALEETIEEMEDEKKENSDEMSAEENKTDELTVEGLNTEFETVEPSSGITEDNVSQEMFEMENVEEPTITDKLEQAEKAEEQELESSSKETDEHTEKDVASTKIEMDAPETENIDKSFENIKIKEEPLDEPEEQPEEEQFDFSNVEIKEEPVDAEPEPEESIISEPAAVDTTYAAVKSSIDGNVELDSTPATMPAAPSRIKINITKPLCINKEPEESKEKEKPVVETPAEEIIEPLVPASIKPALQGRKLSVLPPVERGKELSGLCSIM from the exons ATGATGTCAACAAAGTCTAAGGAGATAGCTGATGAGTATATCTCATCTTTGTCTGATCTGACGATCAACAGCAAACCCTTGATTAATATGCTTACAATGCTAGCAGAGGACAACATTGAACATGCTCCAGCAATTGTTCAAGCTGTTGAAAATCATCTACAAAAG gTGAGAAGTGACATTAAATTACCAGTGCTTTATTTGATTGATTCAATTGTGAAGAATGTTAACGGGGCATATTTGAATCTCTTCACACAAAATATTGTTAATACTTTTTGTGGAGTGTTTGAAAAG GTGGATGAAAATACAAGAGCCAGCATGTGGAAATTAAGACAAACATGGAACGATGTATTCCCTgcaaagaaattattttccttGGATGTACGGGTACAAAGTATTGATCCTGCTTGGCCAATCACTGCCTCTCCTACTAGTGTTTCTTCAGGATCTATTCATGTTAATCCTCGTTTCTTTTCAATG CCTCAGCAATCAACCCCAGCTATTGTACCACCACCAATTGTAGCACCTGTGAAGTTACCACCGGGTGATCCCGTTACGCCCACAGAAGCAGCAATGCGAGAACAGTTATTGAAAAAACAACGGGAGCTAATAGAATTACAAAAGAAGAAGATTGAATTGGAACTCCTTCAGGCTAAAGCTAATTTAGAACAGCAACAACGACAACTGGATAAACAAGCAGGAAATTTGAAAGCGGAATTG GCTACAGCTACAACGCATGTTACACCGACTACGGAAACTATCACTCAAGGGAAACCTGTTGCATCTACTACACCAACCCCAGCACCAAAGCAAGTAGCAAAACag tTTCCAGCAGCAACTGCTTCGCTTCTAAAAAACGCAGGAACGAATAATGGTCCCCGAATTGCTCCAGCTAGTAGTATAGCAGTTGCCTCAGCTAAGCCTGTATCTCGTGATCCAAGACTAAAAACTACCACCACTTCGGCTCAAGATGTACCGGTTACGTGTGTGGATCCTCGGCAGCGTATAAGTACACCAACTCAGAAGGATTCGCGGGGTGAAGGCCATACGCAGTTAGCGGCAAATACAAACACTGTACTTTCAGATCAATTAAAACAGCAGTTACTTTCGAAACAGGCTGTAACTAGCACTATCAACAAGTCTCCGACAAATCTTGCCGGCTCCGATACTGCGACGATAAACGCTAGTAATAACAATAATGCTAATACGAACCTCAAcataaataataacaataaaaatttcagtGGTAACGCAAATAAAGATGCTGTGTCGCATCGAACAAGTCAAAAGAAAGACCCTCGATTGTCTAGTAATAGTAGTGGTAACCTAAACAGTAATAGTTCCAAAGGTTCTCAAAATttgtctgtgggtagtaatagTTCTTTATCAGCGAGTAACAGAGGGGGTGGGAGTAACGATTCTAAGTCGAAAGATTCAAAGAGCACAAATTCACGGAGTACTTCGTCTTCGTCAATCGATAAATCTTCCACTTCCTCGAAATCCTCGCATAGGAAGCCAGGTAACAAGTCGCGATCTAAACAACCTCAAACATCCCCGAATAAGATACCGAAAATCGACCGAGATGCAAGCCCTGTTAGGTCGAAATCTCGTGAAAAAGACAGTGGAGACAGTTCACCATCCTTGCGTACTTCTCCCCAATCCTTTCAAACCTCTAAAAATCGAAAGAAGAATACAAAATCCAGAAAACGCAGTCCAAGCCCTCCGTATAGAATTCCCAGGCGTAACGattcaaaatcaaattcaaGTCTAAGCAGCTCCGGTGGTGTCACCGAGGAGGAACAATCTGGTTCATTAATAGTATCTCCTCCTCATCCGCCTACGTTTAAAGAAATCCGGCCGAATGCTAGACAGAGAAATTATGTAAGGCGAAACAAGGATGGCAGTCTTAGCCCCGTACGCTCTCCAGCAAATGCTGGAAACGTTCAAACTTCAGCGGAACCAACTTTGGAATCATCCAGTAAAGACGAAGATTTGAGAGCGACTCTACCTATTCCAACGGCAACTGCTTCGGCAACAGAAAAAA AGGACTTAGATCTACGCGTATTGCCACCGCCGGTTAATACCAACAAAAGACAAAGTTCTGAACATATGGAATCGACTTCGGCTAAGAAAACGAAAGCTGAAAAATTTGACGC ACTATTTGGAAACGAAGATGTTGATCTGAGAACGTTAACTCATCCTAAAGCTGGACGACCACCAACACCTCCTCCGCCTGTGATATCTGGCGAAGATGGCAAAGATGGTTGGGCAAAACTGAAAACACCATCGAAGAACGATAGAGAAAAGCAAGCTAACAATGCCGATGATAAACGTGACAGTCGTGATCGTAATAGAGACAGATTGGGTAGGCTTAGGCTTTATAATAAACTTCCGGATGATcctaaagaaagaagaagaacgttATCGAACGAAGATCAAGACGGTAGATCCGGTCGTAGGGGTCGAGAAAACGATAAGCCTGAGAAAAATGAAgatagaaatattgaaataataatgaaacaagCGGCCGAACAATTGAATCAAGGTTCTATCACTAAAACACAATATAATACTCTTATTCAAGAGGTTTTACATATGAGCGAAGATCGTAAATTGAGAGCTgcccaaagaaaagaaaaagaagtaggtTCTATCGTTTGGGAGAAAGGTGTAAACTTAGATATAGCCGGTCAACCGGATCGTACGACTACTTTTAGCCCTTCTAATGATAAAGAAATACTAAGAAATAAAGATCATCCCATTCCAAGAAATCTGAATAGTCCTAGATGGCAGAATCAACCATGGCAGCAACCAGGACCGTGGGCTCATCCGCCAGGACCCCCGTACGGCGGTGGCCCGCAAGGACACTTTAATTCAGATTTCAGACCTGTCGGACCGTGGCAAAATCCAAGACATTTTGGACCAATGCGACCTGATTATCAGTATCATGGTGGGTTCAATACGATTGGTCCAAATCCACGTTTAGGCCCTGGAATGATGGGACCGATAGGACCTAATGGCCCGCTCATGTCAAATATTCTATCCAATGGCCCAATTGCTTCTATGAGTATGCCTAATCCTATATCGTTATCGGGTATGAACGGACCTGGAATGCTTATGAATAACGGACCAATATCGAATCTTATATCAAATACAAGTATATCTTCGTTGAACGCATCGAGAAATGCTTCGCCGAATTCCTCGTCGAAATACGATCTTGAAGATAACGATCAAAATTATACTACGACGATGATGAAAAATCAAAATCCTCATAGCCGTGAATTACCACCTCCAGATACAAAATTATTAGATGAAATTGCAAGGGACACTATGAAATCTATAAACATCGATAGCATACCACGTGAAATTAGATATTACGGTCAAACTGGAGTTGTTTTCATGAACTGGGATGATCCAAGAGAAATTGGATTCCAAGATGGTATACGACGAATTTTAATCGATGACAAAGATACTATTACTTGCGCATTTAATGATCAATATAAAGAATTTATGTACGAAGGTGAAGTTCACAG AATTAAATTGGGTGCTCCTACCAGAGAATTATACGTTGATGATCGATGGTACGAATGTTACTTTGGTGGTATGCCTGTAACAGTAGATCTTGGTGGTAAAAAAGTTAGTGTCAAATTGGAAGGACCTCCACCCCACGTTAAAATCGGCACTGTAAAGAGAACAGACTTGGTAGTTGCTAAAATTAATCTAATTATTAACGCACGGAACATGGTTCCTGTATTTTTGGATTCAAAGCCACAGAT ATTCGAGATCGAAGGAAAACCTCATACATTGGAATTCATAGATTCATTACAAACGGTACTTTTGAATGGTCGACCGTTTAAAGTTGAGTTCGGAGGATTGCCTAAGCCAATTATTGTTAGggataaaaaacattttataagaTTTTCGGTATTACCGAGAGGTGTTCGTCCAGGGTACGTTAAGATTGCAGGTATGAAAGGTGAAGAACCTATCGAATCACCGCCCACGCCACCTTTAATGGCGCAAAAGCCGAAAGTAGATTCAACGTCTGCACCAGCACAATTCTCTTCCATTGAACCTGAATCGACGTCACAGGATGGTTCGGATCTAAGATCTACACCCAAACCGG ATTTACAATTAGACATGTTATCTTCGGTTTTACCATCAGCGATGGCACCAGCATCTGGATTATCTTATCAAGCTGAACCGGTGGAAAATCCACCTACAACTACGCCAGCATTATCGATACCTTTGAATATGAATGAGTTGTTCCAGAGATTAGTTGAAACCGGTATCGTACCGAATCTTTCTGAACCGAAAAagcaagaagaggaagaaaagaaagaaccaGAAATTATCCCTGTTTCTTTTGATAAACCAGAAACGCTTAAAGT TAAACAACCGGCTATCGCTGCAGCATTATACAGTGGTATGCAGTGCAGTTCCTGTGGTGCTAGATTTGCGCCAGAACTAGCAACACGGTATAGTCACCATTTAGATTGGCATTTCAGACAAAATAGACGAGAAAGAGATTCTGCAAGAAAGGCTCATTCACGACCTTGGTATTACGACGTTAGCGATTGGATACAATTTGAAGAAATTGAAGATCTGGAAGATAGag CACAAAGCTGGTTTGAAACAGAAAAGCAAACTGCGGATACGGAAGGTATTGCTGCGGAGGATTCTCCTCAAGAAGCGTTACAACCTAGTGTTCCTACTGGATCCGATGAAGATTCCAGGTGCCAAGTCTGTCACGATGCATTTGAACAATTTTAtaacgaagagaaagaagaatggCATTTAAGACCAGCAATTAATTTTGAAGGAAAGAATTACCATCCGTTGTGTCTTGATGATTACAAG AGAGCTTTGGAGAAATCTGCATTAGCCCTTGAAGAAACAATTGAGGAGATGGAAGATGAGAAGAAAGAGAACTCCGATGAAATGTCTGCAGAAGAAAACAAGACTGATGAATTAACTGTAGAAGGGTTAAATACTGAATTCGAAACAGTAGAGCCATCGAGCGGAATAACGGAAGATAATGTATCGcaagaaatgtttgaaatggaaaatgTAGAAGAACCTACGATTACAGATAAATTAGAACAAGCTGAAAAAGCGGAAGAGCAAGAATTAGAATCTAGTAGTAAGGAGACTGATGAACACACGGAAAAAGATGTTGCATCCACGAAAATTGAAATGGAtgcacctgaaacagaaaatatagacaaatcgtttgaaaatataaaaattaaagaagaacCGCTTGATGAGCCTgaggaacaaccagaagaagaacagtTCGATTTCAGTAATGTTGAAATTAAGGAAGAACCTGTTGATGCAGAACCAG AACCTGAAGAAAGCATAATAAGCGAGCCTGCAGCGGTGGATACGACGTATGCTGCTGTAAAAAGCTCCATCGATGGAAATGTAGAATTGGATTCTACACCCGCAACAATGCCAGCTGCGCCATCtcgaattaaaattaacattacaaAACCATTGTGTATTAATAAAGAACCGGAAGAatcaaaggaaaaggaaaaacctGTAGTTGAAACACCTGCTGAAGAAATAATAGAACCTTTGGTGCCTGCCTCTATTAAACCTGCTTTGCAAGGTAGAAAACTGTCTGTTTTACCTCCTGTGGAGCGAGGGAAAGAGCTATCTGGACTATGCTCGATTATGTAA